The Spirochaeta isovalerica genome includes a window with the following:
- a CDS encoding SHOCT-like domain-containing protein, whose protein sequence is MKEERLEILKMLQEGIISAEEAEKLLSALDKGEKDSRHRHNSEETFSFGNFFSNFDKGFSDLGKAVGDLFENISISGKYRDFTPVAMEDNRFTPGEGVRIEISQPGRGFFNGNSDISVIASPDKAIHIIEGDCEVLRKNGVIALLCSEDCKITIPENMGEVAVQLFNGSIEIDRIDAPVRVETVNGDIVLKNCSRPAKLKTVSGRIESRISGKYKGKMELNTVSGKIGLFIPRSFSGLCESTTISGNVSCHVRENMAEERGSEDFRKSVHFRFGEGDRTNKVLCRTVSGNVELESDEYTG, encoded by the coding sequence ATGAAAGAAGAGAGACTGGAAATATTAAAAATGCTTCAGGAAGGGATTATCTCCGCTGAAGAGGCGGAAAAGCTTCTGTCCGCACTTGATAAGGGAGAAAAGGATTCCCGGCACAGACATAATTCTGAGGAGACTTTCTCCTTCGGCAACTTTTTTTCCAATTTCGACAAAGGGTTTTCCGATCTGGGAAAGGCTGTTGGCGATTTGTTTGAAAACATTTCCATCAGCGGAAAGTACAGAGATTTTACCCCTGTGGCGATGGAAGATAACCGCTTTACACCGGGAGAAGGAGTCCGTATAGAAATCAGTCAGCCGGGACGGGGTTTTTTTAATGGAAACAGCGATATCTCTGTCATAGCGTCTCCCGACAAAGCGATCCATATCATTGAGGGTGATTGCGAAGTTCTGAGAAAGAACGGTGTCATTGCCCTTTTATGCAGTGAAGATTGTAAAATTACCATTCCGGAAAATATGGGAGAAGTGGCCGTGCAATTGTTTAACGGATCTATTGAAATCGACCGGATTGATGCTCCCGTGCGGGTTGAAACGGTCAATGGAGATATCGTCCTTAAAAACTGTTCCCGTCCTGCAAAACTGAAAACTGTCAGCGGAAGAATAGAAAGCCGCATTTCCGGAAAGTACAAAGGAAAAATGGAGTTGAATACTGTGAGCGGTAAGATCGGATTATTCATACCCCGATCCTTTTCAGGCCTATGTGAATCGACTACAATCAGCGGGAACGTATCGTGCCATGTGAGAGAAAATATGGCAGAGGAACGGGGATCGGAAGATTTCCGGAAATCCGTTCATTTCCGTTTTGGAGAGGGCGATCGAACAAACAAGGTTCTCTGTAGAACCGTCAGCGGCAATGTGGAGTTGGAAAGCGATGAATATACCGGGTAA
- a CDS encoding NAD(P)-dependent alcohol dehydrogenase, with protein sequence MTMKTVLWTKYGSPDGLIPGEKEIPEPGDRDILIKIAAASVSAGDCEFRRLELPLGLSFPMRLYAGWRKPERLQVLGQEFAGEVVATGKDVSNYKPGDPVFGTTGMGFGAYSEYIRLPSEPGDAQGILSIKPDNLTFEEAAVLPTAGMEAIHYLRKASLAEGQNVLIIGAGGSIGTLVLQLAKSRGASVTAVDSPDKLKMLRQLGADLVIDYNLEDYTQRDERFDLIIDVVGRKSVLKKMRLLKKQGNYFLAYAGIKDLFLSLFFKLFTGKRLRIESAGQSREEMDELTELAAGGVLKPQIDRVFPLDKAAEAHRYAESGSKKGNIVLKVAD encoded by the coding sequence ATGACTATGAAAACAGTATTGTGGACAAAATACGGTTCGCCCGATGGATTAATTCCCGGAGAAAAAGAGATTCCCGAACCGGGAGACCGGGATATCCTGATAAAAATCGCTGCGGCTTCGGTCTCCGCGGGAGACTGTGAGTTCCGCCGTCTGGAATTACCTCTCGGGCTGTCTTTCCCCATGAGGCTCTACGCGGGGTGGAGAAAGCCGGAACGCCTTCAGGTTCTGGGACAGGAGTTTGCCGGAGAAGTCGTCGCAACCGGAAAAGATGTCTCGAATTATAAACCGGGGGATCCGGTTTTCGGAACGACGGGAATGGGGTTCGGCGCCTACAGTGAGTATATCCGCCTTCCCTCTGAACCGGGCGATGCTCAGGGAATCCTGTCGATAAAGCCGGACAACCTGACATTTGAAGAAGCCGCTGTCCTGCCCACAGCGGGAATGGAGGCAATCCATTATTTACGCAAAGCTTCCTTAGCGGAGGGGCAGAACGTTCTCATAATCGGCGCCGGGGGAAGCATAGGAACGCTTGTCCTCCAGCTCGCCAAATCGAGAGGGGCCTCTGTTACAGCAGTCGACAGCCCGGATAAGTTAAAAATGCTCCGACAGCTCGGAGCTGACCTGGTGATAGATTATAACCTTGAAGATTATACACAACGGGACGAGCGGTTTGATCTTATTATCGATGTCGTCGGCAGGAAATCCGTACTCAAAAAAATGCGTCTTCTGAAGAAGCAAGGTAACTATTTCCTCGCTTATGCGGGGATAAAAGATCTGTTCCTCTCGCTCTTTTTCAAGTTGTTTACCGGAAAGCGGTTGAGGATTGAATCGGCCGGGCAGTCCCGAGAGGAAATGGATGAGTTGACGGAACTGGCTGCAGGAGGAGTTCTGAAACCGCAAATCGACAGGGTGTTTCCTCTCGATAAGGCAGCGGAGGCACATCGTTACGCCGAAAGCGGCAGCAAGAAGGGCAATATCGTTCTGAAAGTTGCCGATTGA
- a CDS encoding AI-2E family transporter — MTHSAVNKLVVLILAAFVTALFALMIKGFLMTLLLAGVFSSLSQPIYRRLHGFVRGRESIAAGLTLLAILLIVIIPISIILSIVVVQAVQVGQAVGPWIQEMISQPDRLLSTLEKLPFYDYLVQYQDQILVKLGDLVSSLSSLLVNSISQVTSSTVQAGFLFFIFLYAFFFFLKDGGKLINIILYYLPLEDEPERKLLDYFTSVTRATLKGTFLIGIIQGTMAALGFWFAGIDSVVFWGLIMTILSIIPLIGSSLVWIPAVIILAVSGRIAAAVALGIYCAVLVGSIDNILRPVLVGKDTKMHELFILLGTLGGIGLFGIWGVLIGPVIAALFISIWELYGQTFAEYLPPVTEALSVVGGGDVEKGEEDEPEDEENDTIDDADTSDGET, encoded by the coding sequence ATGACTCATAGTGCGGTTAATAAGCTTGTCGTTCTCATTCTCGCTGCTTTTGTAACGGCTCTTTTCGCCCTGATGATTAAAGGGTTTCTCATGACTCTGCTTCTTGCGGGGGTTTTCTCATCTCTGAGCCAGCCGATTTACCGCAGGCTTCATGGTTTTGTGCGGGGACGCGAGTCCATTGCTGCCGGACTGACACTGCTGGCCATACTGCTCATAGTCATTATTCCTATCAGCATCATACTGAGTATCGTCGTCGTGCAGGCCGTTCAGGTCGGACAGGCCGTCGGCCCCTGGATTCAGGAAATGATTTCCCAGCCCGACCGGCTCCTGTCCACGCTGGAAAAACTTCCCTTTTACGATTATCTAGTCCAGTATCAGGATCAGATCCTGGTAAAGCTGGGCGATCTGGTCAGCAGCCTCAGCTCATTGCTGGTCAACAGCATCAGCCAGGTGACTTCTTCAACGGTCCAGGCGGGTTTTCTTTTCTTTATATTCCTCTATGCCTTCTTTTTCTTTCTCAAGGATGGTGGAAAACTGATCAATATCATCCTCTATTATCTTCCCCTGGAAGATGAGCCGGAACGGAAGCTTCTCGATTATTTTACATCGGTGACCCGGGCCACTTTGAAGGGAACTTTTCTGATCGGTATAATTCAGGGGACAATGGCCGCCCTCGGGTTCTGGTTTGCCGGAATCGATTCGGTTGTATTCTGGGGATTGATTATGACCATCCTCTCCATCATTCCTTTGATCGGTTCTTCCCTGGTCTGGATTCCGGCAGTCATCATCCTGGCCGTTTCGGGACGGATTGCTGCTGCCGTAGCTCTCGGAATCTACTGCGCCGTTCTCGTCGGGAGCATCGACAATATCCTGCGACCCGTTCTCGTCGGCAAGGATACGAAAATGCACGAGCTTTTCATCCTTCTGGGAACGCTGGGCGGAATCGGGCTTTTCGGAATCTGGGGCGTTCTTATCGGTCCGGTTATCGCGGCTCTTTTCATCAGTATCTGGGAGCTGTACGGACAGACTTTTGCCGAATATCTGCCTCCTGTTACTGAGGCGCTCTCTGTTGTCGGAGGCGGGGATGTTGAAAAGGGTGAAGAAGATGAACCCGAAGACGAGGAGAATGATACGATCGACGATGCAGATACATCGGACGGTGAAACCTAG
- a CDS encoding stomatin-like protein — protein MINTIILIVIGMALIGVIFTIVKIVPTQNAFVVERLGKYNRTLEAGFNIIAPFIDRVAYKHNLKEMAVDVEPQTCITKDNISVAIDGILFYRVVDPVKASYGINDYQFSISQLAQTTMRSEIGSLELDVTFESRDNINGAIVAAVDEASDPWGIKVTRYEIKNIDTPKTIREAMEKQMRAEREKREQIALSEGDKLAKINRADGEKEQAIRYSEGERIKRENEALGQAKAILEVAKATAQGIDEISKAINQPGGQEAVAMRIASDWFQSFEKLAKETNSMIIPTNVSEMASVTSVLKSALNFTGKPSEKQ, from the coding sequence ATGATAAATACAATAATTTTAATCGTAATCGGCATGGCTTTAATCGGCGTCATCTTCACTATTGTAAAAATCGTTCCCACGCAAAACGCTTTCGTTGTCGAAAGATTGGGGAAATACAACAGAACTCTGGAGGCGGGTTTCAATATCATTGCCCCCTTTATTGACCGGGTAGCCTATAAACACAACCTGAAAGAAATGGCAGTCGATGTGGAGCCGCAGACCTGTATAACCAAGGACAATATCTCTGTCGCTATCGACGGGATTCTTTTTTACCGGGTTGTCGATCCCGTTAAGGCCAGCTATGGCATCAATGACTACCAGTTTTCCATAAGCCAGCTTGCCCAGACCACTATGCGTTCGGAAATCGGTTCGCTTGAGCTGGATGTGACCTTCGAATCGAGGGACAATATTAACGGAGCTATTGTGGCCGCCGTTGACGAAGCATCCGATCCCTGGGGAATCAAAGTGACAAGATATGAAATAAAAAATATCGATACTCCAAAGACAATCCGCGAAGCCATGGAAAAGCAGATGCGTGCGGAACGGGAAAAAAGGGAGCAGATAGCTCTGTCCGAAGGTGACAAGCTGGCAAAGATCAACAGGGCCGACGGAGAGAAAGAGCAGGCGATCAGATACTCGGAAGGAGAGAGAATCAAGCGGGAAAACGAAGCCCTTGGCCAGGCAAAAGCCATCCTTGAAGTCGCGAAAGCAACAGCTCAGGGAATTGACGAAATATCCAAAGCCATCAATCAGCCGGGCGGCCAGGAAGCCGTAGCCATGCGCATAGCCTCGGACTGGTTCCAGTCTTTCGAGAAACTGGCCAAAGAGACCAACAGCATGATAATTCCAACCAATGTATCGGAAATGGCCAGCGTAACATCTGTGCTGAAGAGCGCTTTGAATTTTACTGGAAAACCGTCGGAAAAACAGTAA
- a CDS encoding NfeD family protein, with protein sequence MLDSISPTTVWLIVGIALALAEMALPGLIIGFFSLGAIITTLTTWAGLTNSFAVQMIVFLATSIVFLTFFHSIWKKRIKPGTKGDTTDFNLQLGKIVPVTEFIDPGEGVGKVRYQGALWNARSETKIAPGESARIKGCDNLTLIVEPVDKGE encoded by the coding sequence ATGTTAGATTCAATTTCACCGACAACAGTATGGCTTATCGTTGGGATCGCTCTGGCTCTGGCTGAAATGGCTCTGCCGGGACTGATCATCGGATTCTTCAGCCTGGGAGCAATCATTACAACTCTGACAACATGGGCGGGGCTGACTAACAGTTTCGCTGTTCAGATGATCGTCTTTCTGGCCACATCAATTGTTTTTCTCACATTTTTTCACAGCATCTGGAAAAAGAGAATCAAACCCGGAACAAAGGGAGACACGACAGACTTTAACCTCCAATTGGGCAAGATAGTACCGGTAACGGAGTTCATCGATCCCGGAGAAGGTGTCGGGAAAGTGCGCTATCAGGGTGCCCTGTGGAACGCCAGGTCCGAGACCAAAATCGCCCCGGGAGAATCTGCCAGAATCAAGGGATGCGACAATCTGACCCTTATTGTAGAACCAGTAGATAAAGGAGAATAG
- a CDS encoding GntR family transcriptional regulator produces the protein MKQIENLKVDYKSIIPVYEQIKQHIKVNILSGNYSADEKITSVREMSRMLQVNQNTIVKAYYQLEQEGFVYSQPGRGYFVKAVKNSESREKEEVFRYETKAYLEKITAMGFSVNDAIAEMEKMN, from the coding sequence ATGAAACAAATTGAAAATCTAAAAGTCGATTACAAATCAATCATCCCGGTTTATGAGCAGATAAAACAGCATATCAAGGTTAACATCCTGAGCGGCAATTATTCTGCTGATGAAAAAATCACTTCTGTCAGGGAGATGTCAAGAATGTTACAAGTCAATCAGAACACAATTGTCAAAGCCTATTATCAATTGGAGCAGGAGGGTTTTGTCTATTCACAACCGGGGCGGGGTTATTTTGTAAAGGCTGTGAAAAACAGCGAATCCAGAGAGAAAGAAGAGGTTTTCCGGTATGAGACAAAGGCGTATCTGGAAAAAATTACAGCAATGGGCTTCTCTGTGAATGATGCCATTGCAGAGATGGAAAAAATGAATTGA
- a CDS encoding TatD family hydrolase, which translates to MNSKEKIINQLDSVAYIDFHIHLEDQSPDDLQDSVLYLANSIDRESYNATLALAEKHRNVIALPGIHPARSETETWPLHLLEKIFSRSALTGEMGLDFFWIEDRSHDSRQREIFRSQLELSSKYKCVPSIHTKGAEQEVLDLLKEYGIQKSVVHWYSGPLELIPSYLDQGARFTIGPDIFKGSEVWKHIPPERIFAETDNPTGIPWILNKDARADDIVMIYRELALKLGEKEEKIINRLKKNMIDLLD; encoded by the coding sequence ATGAACTCAAAAGAAAAAATAATAAATCAGCTGGATTCAGTTGCTTACATAGATTTTCATATACATCTTGAAGATCAGTCTCCTGATGATCTTCAAGATAGTGTTCTCTACCTGGCCAATTCAATAGACCGGGAGAGTTACAACGCGACGTTGGCCCTTGCAGAAAAACACAGAAATGTTATCGCTCTCCCGGGGATTCACCCGGCCAGGTCTGAAACAGAAACCTGGCCTCTCCATTTGCTGGAAAAGATATTCAGCAGAAGCGCCCTGACCGGAGAAATGGGACTGGACTTTTTCTGGATAGAAGACAGAAGTCATGATTCGCGCCAGAGAGAGATATTCAGGTCCCAACTGGAGCTTTCGTCAAAATATAAATGCGTTCCTTCTATCCATACAAAAGGGGCGGAACAGGAAGTCCTCGATTTATTAAAAGAATACGGAATTCAAAAGTCTGTTGTTCACTGGTATTCCGGACCTCTTGAGCTCATACCCTCCTATCTGGATCAGGGCGCCCGGTTCACGATCGGCCCGGATATCTTCAAAGGTTCAGAAGTCTGGAAACATATCCCCCCGGAGCGTATTTTCGCCGAGACGGACAATCCCACCGGCATACCCTGGATTTTAAATAAAGATGCCAGGGCTGATGATATCGTGATGATCTATCGGGAGCTGGCCTTAAAGCTAGGCGAGAAGGAAGAGAAGATTATAAACAGGCTTAAAAAAAATATGATCGATCTGCTTGATTGA
- a CDS encoding DUF2322 family protein, which translates to MKFEEILKTLKSAEKVDKIDIVKGGEVIHTVHNREGSAGSLKVIANLVDFDNGNIDRALAMKGLEQFGEHVANAAARPGQHPNVEMLQSIGEGEYVKAVVHYKVPSELRERVEKFTALKKEGKLSSERDAALRTFNEVMDLLEAGYLRTAQIIDGRWQANQWVKNGIMLGFPLGNIVVYGGSNDIAFTDKETFPVRKLTGREGFRVVPPAAGLRRGAYAGAGCVFMPPGYANVGAHVGAGTMVENLAGSCSQIGRDSHISAGAIIGGVLDPVEATPVILGDHVLMGEGSGVTQGARLGDLVTLAPGVHISKATPILDPLNNVAYTSAGTAELITHEIGGGIKTYSTGRILAEKDGSYGPEIPAGALVIPSMSVSSRGTLKLTPMIAKYITSASERAYALEEALRG; encoded by the coding sequence ATGAAATTTGAAGAGATACTTAAGACACTTAAGTCAGCTGAAAAAGTTGATAAGATCGATATAGTCAAAGGCGGTGAAGTCATCCACACTGTCCATAACCGGGAAGGCAGCGCCGGAAGTCTGAAAGTCATTGCCAATCTGGTCGATTTCGACAATGGAAACATCGACAGAGCTCTGGCCATGAAAGGATTGGAACAGTTCGGTGAACATGTGGCTAACGCGGCCGCCCGTCCGGGACAGCACCCCAATGTGGAAATGCTTCAAAGCATCGGTGAGGGGGAGTACGTAAAAGCCGTTGTCCATTATAAAGTCCCGTCGGAACTGCGGGAACGGGTTGAGAAATTCACTGCTTTGAAAAAAGAAGGGAAACTCTCTTCCGAGAGAGACGCCGCCTTGAGAACATTCAATGAGGTCATGGATCTGCTCGAAGCCGGATATCTACGGACAGCTCAGATAATCGATGGGAGATGGCAGGCCAACCAGTGGGTTAAGAACGGCATTATGCTCGGTTTCCCTCTGGGAAATATCGTTGTATACGGCGGCAGCAATGACATCGCTTTTACCGATAAAGAAACCTTTCCCGTACGGAAACTGACGGGAAGGGAAGGGTTCCGCGTCGTACCCCCCGCAGCGGGACTCCGACGGGGAGCCTATGCCGGAGCGGGCTGCGTCTTCATGCCCCCGGGATACGCCAATGTAGGCGCCCATGTCGGTGCGGGAACCATGGTGGAAAACCTGGCGGGAAGCTGTTCCCAGATCGGACGGGACAGCCATATCAGCGCCGGTGCCATAATCGGCGGCGTTCTGGATCCCGTGGAAGCCACACCGGTGATTCTGGGAGATCACGTGCTTATGGGCGAGGGATCAGGCGTAACTCAGGGAGCCAGGCTGGGTGATCTCGTTACGCTTGCTCCGGGAGTTCATATTTCCAAGGCGACGCCTATTCTCGACCCTCTCAATAATGTCGCCTATACGTCGGCGGGCACAGCGGAACTGATCACTCATGAAATCGGCGGCGGTATTAAAACGTACAGCACCGGCAGAATCCTGGCGGAAAAGGACGGCTCTTACGGCCCGGAAATCCCTGCCGGGGCTCTCGTTATCCCTTCCATGTCCGTATCGAGCAGGGGGACTCTGAAACTGACTCCCATGATTGCCAAATATATAACTTCAGCTTCAGAACGGGCTTATGCTCTGGAAGAAGCTCTGAGAGGATAA